From a region of the Fusarium verticillioides 7600 chromosome 9, whole genome shotgun sequence genome:
- a CDS encoding cytochrome c oxidase polypeptide 5, mitochondrial has product MLRTSASNLLRKSLVRSTPALAYRAASTHAISNPTLANIEKRWEGMPLQEQAELWMALRDRMQSNWTELTLQEKKAAYWIAFGPHGPRAVDPPGTGARVAWGVFIGLAASVALFGTIRAFAKPAPYTMTQEYQEETNEFLKNQKSDPFTGITSPGYAGKGMVQSPPKGN; this is encoded by the exons ATGCTGCGCACATCAGCCTCCAACCTGCTGCGCAAGAGCCTGGTGCGCAGCACTCCCGCCCTGGCCTACCGAGCTGCCTCGACTCACGCCATCTCTAACCCGACCCTCGCCAACATCGAGAAGCGATGGGAGGGCATGCCTCTCCAAGAGCAGGCCGAGCTCTGGATGGCTCTGCGTGATCGCATGCAGTCCAACTGGACCGAGCTGACCctccaggagaagaaagctg CTTACTGGATTGCATTCGGTCCTCACGGTCCCCGCGCTGTCGACCCCCCTGGAACCGGTGCCCGCGTCGCCTGGGGTGTCTTCATTGGTCTCGCCGCCAGTGTCGCTCTCTTCGGTACTATCCGTGCTTTCGCCAAGCCCGCTCCCTACACCATGACCCAGGAGTACCAGGAGGAGACCAACGAGTTCCTCAAG AACCAAAAATCCGATCCTTTCACTGGTATCACCTCTCCTGGTTATGCTGGCAAGGGTATGGTCCAGTCACCCCCCAAGGGTAACTAA
- a CDS encoding origin recognition complex subunit 5 has translation MQGTTMTSLFGLPDEVILTHLLESFPCREHQIRSLATLLHPNAAPCRNLVVHGATATGKSTITSRLVSDLVTSINSDESSGGLQAAVVNSVQCITGRHLFERIVGQVAEALQWEEAPRRCETLAQLTVEMVKMIQYPKRDARWRFILVLDAIDRQRDAPVTLLPALARLSEIIPCLTCVFIVTSPPAGFLRSPSSAHLLFPPYEKKEFVRILSLTPPKSIATCTQQETTDLWTRFCAAVYDSLTKSASRTLPSFKHSCHALWPRFTAPILAGTHLPKEFSKLLIAGRVHFQDESLLNPSIVSIQTKKKPIEVAATKTTASAADLTNLLPTTARLLLLSAYLASHNATRHDLTLFSTYHHGRKRRRGGIVARGATRTKHRKIARKLLGAHAFVLERMMAIFAAVRHEWADGTAVGAAGLDADVAMAVSTLASLRLLTRVGGAGDVMDRGGKWRINVAWEVIRGIGRSIGVEVEEWLID, from the exons ATGCAGGGAACCACGATGACTTCATTGTTTGGCCTTCCAGACGAGGTCATATTAACTCACTTGTTGGAATCATTTCCTTGTCGAGAGCATCAAATCCGCTCCCTAGCAACGCTGCTGCAT CCCAATGCAGCTCCTTGTCGAAATCTTGTCGTTCACGGCGCAACGGCTACAGGCAAATCCACCATCACCTCTAGACTCGTCTCCGATCTCGTTACCAGTATTAATAGCGATGAATCCTCAGGGGGTCTACAAGCTGCTGTCGTCAACTCTGTACAATGCATCACAGGACGACATCTCTTCGAACGCATAGTTGGCCAGGTCGCTGAGGCGCTGCAGTGGGAGGAGGCACCTCGACGATGCGAAACGCTGGCGCAGTTGACGGttgagatggtcaagatGATTCAGTATCCAAAGAGGGATGCGAGGTGGCGTTTTATCTTGGTGCTGGATGCCATTGATCGACAAAGAGATGCCCCGGTCACATTGCTACCGGCTCTGGCGAGGTTATCAGAAATT ATTCCATGCCTCACCTGCGTCTTCATAGTCACATCTCCGCCCGCTGGCTTCCTACGGTCACCTTCGTCAGcgcatcttctttttcctccctacgaaaagaaagaattCGTTCGCATCCTCTCGCTCACGCCACCGAAATCGATTGCTACATGCACGCAGCAAGAAACCACCGATCTCTGGACTCGATTCTGCGCCGCGGTTTACGACTCCCTCACAAAATCAGCGTCTCGCACACTGCCATCGTTTAAGCACAGCTGCCATGCGCTTTGGCCGCGCTTCACAGCGCCCATTCTTGCGGGGACACATCTGCCGAAAGAGTTCTCGAAGCTGCTAATCGCAGGAAGAGTGCATTTCCAAGATGAGTCTTTGCTCAACCCAAGCATTGTCTCTATtcagacaaagaagaagcccattGAAGTCGCCGCAACCAAAacgacagcctcagcagccgATCTCACGAACCTCCTCCCCACAACAGCTCGTCTCCTGCTGCTATCAGCTTATCTCGCCTCCCACAATGCAACCCGCCATGATCTCacactcttctcgacatATCACCATGGCCGCAAGCGCCGCCGAGGAGGCATTGTTGCTCGGGGAGCCACACGGACGAAGCATCGCAAGATCGCCCGCAAACTCCTAGGCGCACACGCCTTCGTCCTCGAGCGAATGATGGCTATCTTTGCCGCTGTACGACATGAATGGGCAGATGGCACTGCCGTAGGCGCTGCCGGCCTCGATGCAGATGTAGCCATGGCTGTATCAACGCTTGCGAGCCTGAGACTGTTGACACGAGTAGGAGGTGCAGGAGATGTCATGGATCGAGGAGGCAAGTGGAGGATCAATGTTGCATGGGAGGTGATACGAGGAATAGGGCGAAGTATAGgtgtcgaagttgaagaatggctGATAGATTAA
- a CDS encoding ATP synthase subunit beta, mitochondrial, with protein MFKSGISSFARAARPAVVPRRALRPSSLRLPISSRWASTASVGTGKIHQVIGAVVDVKFDTQKLPAILNSLETENNGQKLVLEVSQHLGENVVRCIAMDGTEGLVRGASAQDTGAPITIPVGPATLGRIMNVTGDPIDERGPIKTDKRLPIHTEAPEFVEQSTSAEVLVTGIKVVDLLAPYARGGKIGLFGGAGVGKTVFIQELINNIAKAHGGYSVFTGVGERTREGNDLYHEMQETSVIQLDGESKVALVFGQMNEPPGARARVALTGLTVAEYFRDEEGQDVLLFIDNIFRFTQAGSEVSALLGRIPSAVGYQPTLAVDMGGMQERITTTTKGSITSVQAVYVPADDLTDPAPATTFAHLDATTVLSRGISELGIYPAVDPLDSKSRMLDPRVVGQEHYDVATRVQQILQEYKSLQDIIAILGMDELSEADKLTVERARKIQRFLSQPFTVAQVFTGIEGKLVDLKETINSFKAILNGEGDNLPEGAFYMVGDFASAKAKGEKILAELEGQ; from the exons ATGTTCAAGAG CGGCATTTCCTCCTTCGCCCGCGCGGCTCGCCCGGCCGTCGTCCCTCGACGTGCCCTCCGACCTTCATCTCTCCGACTCCCCATCTCCAGCCGATGGGCGAGCACTGCCAGCGTCGGCACCGGCAAGATTCACCAG GTCATCGGTGCCGTCGTCGACG TCAAGTTCGATACTCAGAAGCTCCccgccattctcaactctCTTGAGACTGAGAACAATGGCCAGAAGCTCGTTCTCGAGGTTTCC CAACATTTGGGAGAGAACGTCGTCCGTTGCATTGCTATGGACG GTACTGAGGGTCTCGTCCGAGGTGCTTCCGCCCAGGACACCGGTGCTCCCATCACCATTCCTGTCGGACCCGCCACTCTTGGTCGTATCATGAACGTCACTGGTGACCCCATCGACGAGCGTGGTCCCATCAAGACTGACAAGCGCCTTCCTATCCACACCGAAGCCCCCGAGTTCGTCGAGCAGTCCACCTCTGCTGAGGTTCTTGTCACTGGTATCAAGGTCgtcgatcttcttgctccctacGCCCGTGGTGGAAAGATTGGTCTGTTCGGTGGCGCTGGTGTCGGCAAGACTGTGTTCATTcaggagctcatcaacaacatcgccaaggccCACGGTGGTTACTCCGTCTTCACCGGTGTCGGTGAGCGAACCCGTGAGGGTAACGATTTGTACCACGAAATGCAGGAGACTTCCGTCATTCAGCTTGATGGCGAGTCCAAGGTCGCCCTGGTCTTCGGTCAGATGAACGAGCCCCCTGGAGCTCGCGCCCGTGTTGCCCTTACCGG TTTGACTGTTGCTGAGTACTTCCGAGACGAAGAGGGTCAGGACGTGCTGCTTTTCATTGACAACATTTTCCGATTCACTCAGGCCGGTTCCGAGGTGTCTGCCCTTCTTGGTCGTATCCCCTCTGCCGTCGGTTACCAGCCCACCCTGGCCGTTGACATGGGTGGTATGCAGGAGCGTATtaccactaccaccaaggGCTCCATTACCTCAGTCCAGGCTGTCTACGTCCCTGCTGACGATTTGACTGATCCTGCCCCTGCCACCACTTTCGCCCATTTGGACGCCACCACTGTCTTATCTCGTGGTATCTCTGAGTTGGGTATCTACCCCGCTGTCGACCCTCTCGATTCTAAGTCCCGTATGTTGGATCCCCGAGTTGTTGGTCAAGAGCACTACGACGTCGCCACCCGTGTCCAGCAGATCCTCCAGGAGTACAAGTCTCTTCAGGATATTATTGCCATTCTGGGTATGGATGAGTTGTCTGAGGCCGACAAGCTTACTGTCGAGCGTGCCCGTAAGATCCAGCGTTTCCTGAGCCAGCCTTTCACTGTCGCCCAGGTTTTCACTGGTATCGAGGGTAAGCTCGTTGACCTTAAGGAGAccatcaactccttcaaGGCCATCCTTAACGGTGAAGGTGACAACCTTCCTGAGGGTGCCTTCTACATGGTTGGTGACTTCGCCTccgccaaggccaagggtgagaagattcttgctgagcttgagggtCAGTAA
- a CDS encoding 1,4-alpha-glucan-branching enzyme, which translates to MATIAENSSNSLDPNHSGGAAGDIPNDGTGVVKLDPWLEPFSEALRRRFSKTQDWIKTINDTEGGLEKFSRGAEKFGFNVDANNNVVYREWAPNATAAFLIGDFNNWDRNAHPMTKNDFGVFEITIPAQDGQPAIPHLSKVKISLNLPNGEHVDRLPAWIKYVTQDLSVSPAYDAHFWNPPASETYKFKNARPKKPASVRVYEAHVGISSPDQRVATYKEFTKNMLPRIKNLGYNVIQLMAVMEHAYYASFGYQINNFFAASSRYGTPEDLKELIDTAHGLGITMLLDVVHSHASKNVLDGINEFDGTDHHYFHGGGKGRHDQWDSRLFNYGHHEVMRFLLSNLRFWMDEYQFDGFRFDGVTSMLYVHHGMGTGFSGGYHEYFGADVDEEAVVYMMLANEMLHELYPEVITIAEDVSGMPALCLPLSLGGVGFDYRLAMAIPDMWIKILKELKDDEWDIGNICHTLTNRRHGEKTIAYAESHDQALVGDKTLMMHLCDAEMYTNMSTLSPLTPVIDRGMALHKMIRLVTHGLGGEGYLNFEGNEFGHPEWLDFPREGNNNSFWYARRQLNLTDDPLLRYKFLDHFDRLMNKAEAKYGWLHAPQAYISLKHEGDKVIVFERGGLVFIFNFHPTNSFSDYRIGIEVAGTYRVVLNTDSKDVGGHNRVDENTRFFTTPMEWNNRKNWTHIYIPCRTALVLALESTISQ; encoded by the exons ATGGCCACAATTGCTGAAAACTCGTCCAATTCCTTGGACCCCAATCACTCTGGCGGTGCTGCGGGTGACATTCCCAACGACGGTACAG GTGTTGTGAAGCTCGATCCTTGGCTGGAGCCCTTCAGCGAAGCCCTCAGAAGGCGCTTTTCTAAAACCCAAGATtggatcaagaccatcaacgACACCGAAGGtggccttgagaagttcagcAGG GGCGCTGAGAAATTTGGCTTCAACGTCGATGCTAATAACAATGTTGTCTACCGCGAATGGGCGCCCAATGCCACTGCCGCGTTCCTCATCGGCGACTTTA ATAACTGGGACCGCAATGCTCATCCCATGACCAAGAACGATTTTGGCGTCTTTGAAATTACAATTCCTGCCCAAGATGGACAGCCTGCCATTCCTCATCTTTCCAAAGTCAAG ATCTCGCTCAACTTGCCCAATGGCGAGCATGTCGACCGACTTCCAGCTTGGATCAAGTACGTGACACAGGATTTGTCTGTGTCTCCCGCATACGATGCTCACTTCTGGAACCCTCCAGCCTCCGAGACATACAAGTTCAAAAATGCACGGCCCAAGAAGCCTGCAAGTGTTCGTGTGTACGAGGCGCATGTCGGAATCTCCAGCCCTGACCAGCGGGTTGCGACTTACAAGGAGTTTACCAAGAACATGCTTCCACGAATTAAGAACCTAGGTTACAATGTGATTCAACTcatggctgtgatggaaCATGCGTACTATGCCAGCTTTGGCTATCaaatcaacaacttcttcgcTGCTAGCAGCCGATACGGTACTCCCGAGgacctcaaggagctcatTGATACCGCTCATGGCCTCGGAATTACCATGCTACTCGATGTTGTTCACAGCCACGCGTCCAAGAACGtgcttgatggcatcaacgAGTTTGATGGTACCGATCACCATTACTTCCATGGTGGCGGCAAGGGCCGACACGATCAATGGGACAGCCGGCTTTTCAACTACGGCCACCATGAGGTGATGCGGTTCTTGCTGAGCAACTTACGTTTTTGGATGGATGAGTACCAGTTCGACGGTTTCCGATTTGACGGAGTTACCAGCATGCTATATGTTCATCATGGCATGGGCAC GGGCTTTTCTGGTGGTTATCATGAGTACTTCGgcgcagatgttgatgaggaggctgttgTCTATATGATGCTTGCAAATGAAATGCTGCATGAACTCTACCCAGAGGTCATTACCATTGCCGAGGATGTGTCTGGTATGCCGGCACTTTGCCTGCCACTTTCTCTTGGTGGCGTCGGATTCGACTACCGCCTTGCCATGGCCATTCCTGATATGTGGATCAAGATTTTGAAGGAactcaaggatgatgaatgggaCATTGGCAACATCTGCCATACGCTTACCAACCGTCGACATGGCGAGAAGACTATTGCCTATGCTGAAAGCCACGACCAGGC GCTTGTTGGTGACAAAACTCTCATGATGCATCTATGCGACGCTGAAATGTACACCAACATGTCTACTCTGTCGCCCCTGACTCCTGTCATTGATCGCGGTATGGCGCTCCACAAGATGATTCGGCTTGTGACACATGGCCTAGGCGGAGAGGGATATCTGAACTTTGAGGGTAACGAATTTGGTCACCCTGAGTGGCTCGACTTCCCACGTGAGGGCAACAACAACTCATTCTGGTATGCTCGACGACAGCTCAACCTCACGGATGATCCCTTGCTCCGATACAAGTTCCTTGATCACTTTGACCGCTTGATGAACAAGGCTGAGGCCAAATATGGTTGGCTCCATGCGCCGCAGGCGTATATCTCATTGAAACATGAAGGTGACAAAGTTATTGTGTTTGAACGCGGCGGTCTGGTCTTTATCTTTAACTTCCACccaaccaacagcttcagcgacTACCGTATCGGAATCGAAGTCGCAGGAACTTACCGTGTCGTTCTCAACACAGATAGcaaggatgttggtggtCACAAccgtgttgatgagaacaccCGATTCTTCACTACCCCTATGGAATGGAACAACAGGAAGAACTGGACTCATATCTATATTCCCTGCCGAACTGCTTTG GTCCTGGCTCTTGAGTCCACAATTTCTCAGTAG
- a CDS encoding ATP-dependent Clp protease ATP-binding subunit ClpX encodes MLPFVRALPAARCCLCHLSRCATRPVPTTTRCLSSYNTRLRQQYRRISGSSIASRRNNDFNSGFSSSYDPSVDAGRGPMFNKTNFGVPQFYPRDLKKRVDDYVVGQDRAKKTICATIFNHYQNLRRRHQHEHEDRNRRDKVMRQRFARDRELHQKRREMHPVEDEFPGHNESVRALHDNHEFDDDPMDHLYVAEDITAPDHVKIDKSNLLLVGPTGVGKTYILETLSKKINVPFSICDCNSFTQAGYIGQDVETCIERLLIEANYDIKATEHGIVVLDEFDKIARRETTTGRDVGGEGVQQALLKLVEGTKVTLNVKDNRSSRSTPPITTNYSASGPSSSTPQAAPPGGKVDQYTIDTTNILFVFCGAFVGLDKAVLKRVARPTIGFGGELRGRSSMSGNKQTLPAERYTHLPHHNPQSASSFTPLDLTTPADLQSFGFIPELIGRLHNICALSPLSEEDLLRILTEPKNSLVAQYTALFETYPSRLFFTEKSLYAIAERAAASETGARGLKMEMERVLAEPMFDAPMPYVLITEACVKGTEKAGYWGKDGRFEVDRRMQAEETAKREPENTFEKYREAGQSGG; translated from the exons ATGTTGCCCTTCGTAAGGGCACTACCTGCCGCTCGTTGctgtctttgccatctctcACGCTGTGCCACACGGCCGGTGCCTACTACGACACGTTGCCTATCCTCTTACAATACTCGATTACGACAACAGTACCGCCGTATCTCAGGCTCCTCTATAGCTTCACGACGCAACAACGACTTTAATTCAggcttcagcagcagctaTGACCCATCAGTCGATGCAGGGCGTGGCCCCATGTTCAACAAGACCAATTTCGGCGTACCGCAGTTCTACCCACGCGATCTCAAGAAAAGAGTGGACGACTACGTCGTTGGCCAGGACCGGGCTAAGAAGACAATATGCGcaaccatcttcaaccactACCAGAATCTACGGCGAAGACACCAACATGAGCACGAAGACCGGAACAGGCGGGATAAGGTAATGCGCCAGAGGTTTGCGAGAGACAGAGAACTGCATCAGAAACGTCGTGAGATGCACCCTGTCGAAG ATGAGTTCCCGGGCCACAATGAGTCAGTCCGTGCACTCCACGATAACCACGAATTCGATGACGACCCAATGGACCATCTCTACGTTGCAGAGGATATAACAGCCCCCGACCACGTCAAGATAGACAAGAGTAACCTCCTTCTGGTTGGTCCCACGGGTGTTGGCAAGACTTACATACTAGA AACGCTGAGCAAAAAGATAAACGTACCCTTCTCTATCTGTGACTGCAACTCCTTCACTCAGGCTGGATACATAGGACAGGACGTTGAGACCTGCATTGAGCGGCTCCTTATCGAAGCCAACTATGACATTAAGGCAACAGAGCACGGTATTGTTGTCTTAGATGAATTCGACAAGATTGCAAGACGCGAAACGACTACTGGTCGGGATGTTGGGGGAGAGGGTGTTCAGCAGGCGCTGCTGAAGCTCGTTGAAGGAACAAAAGTCACCCTCAATGTCAAGGACAACCGCTCATCCCGATCTACGCCACCTATCACGACGAACTATAGCGCATCTGggccatcttcctcgactcCGCAGGCGGCTCCTCCAGGCGGCAAGGTTGACCAGTATACTATCGACACTACTAACATCCTCTTTGTGTTCTGCGGCGCCTTTGTCGGGCTAGACAAGGCGGTCCTGAAGAGGGTTGCAAGACCGACGATAGGGTTCGGCGGAGAGCTTAGAGGGCGTTCCTCTATGTCTGGCAATAAGCAAACTCTGCCGGCAGAAAGATATACGCATTTGCCTCACCACAACCCTCAATCAGCTTCATCGTTCACGCCGTTAGATCTTACCACTCCTGCTGATCTACAAAGCTTCGGTTTTATTCCCGAGTTGATAGGGCGTCTGCACAATATCTGCGCTCTTAGCCCGCtttctgaagaagatctttTACGTATTCTGACTGAACCCAAAAACAGTCTTGTTGCTCAGTATACCGCTCTTTTCGAGACGTACCCTTCGCGCTTGTTCTTCACAGAAAAATCATTATATGCTATCGCGGAGcgagctgctgcttcagaAACAGGGGCCCGAGGTCTcaaaatggagatggagcgtGTCCTAGCAGAGCCCATGTTTGATGCTCCAATGCCCTATGTGCTCATCACCGAGGCATGCGTAAAGGGAACGGAGAAGGCAGGATACTGGGGTAAGGACGGCCGGTTTGAGGTCGACAGAAGAATGCAGGCAGAAGAGACAGCCAAAAGGGAACCCGAGAACACATTCGAAAAGTATCGAGAAGCAGGACAGAGCGGTGGCTAA
- a CDS encoding ATP-dependent Clp protease ATP-binding subunit ClpX: MLPFVRALPAARCCLCHLSRCATRPVPTTTRCLSSYNTRLRQQYRRISGSSIASRRNNDFNSGFSSSYDPSVDAGRGPMFNKTNFGVPQFYPRDLKKRVDDYVVGQDRAKKTICATIFNHYQNLRRRHQHEHEDRNRRDKVMRQRFARDRELHQKRREMHPVEGQRVHGSIPERYAADTLKDEFPGHNESVRALHDNHEFDDDPMDHLYVAEDITAPDHVKIDKSNLLLVGPTGVGKTYILETLSKKINVPFSICDCNSFTQAGYIGQDVETCIERLLIEANYDIKATEHGIVVLDEFDKIARRETTTGRDVGGEGVQQALLKLVEGTKVTLNVKDNRSSRSTPPITTNYSASGPSSSTPQAAPPGGKVDQYTIDTTNILFVFCGAFVGLDKAVLKRVARPTIGFGGELRGRSSMSGNKQTLPAERYTHLPHHNPQSASSFTPLDLTTPADLQSFGFIPELIGRLHNICALSPLSEEDLLRILTEPKNSLVAQYTALFETYPSRLFFTEKSLYAIAERAAASETGARGLKMEMERVLAEPMFDAPMPYVLITEACVKGTEKAGYWGKDGRFEVDRRMQAEETAKREPENTFEKYREAGQSGG, translated from the exons ATGTTGCCCTTCGTAAGGGCACTACCTGCCGCTCGTTGctgtctttgccatctctcACGCTGTGCCACACGGCCGGTGCCTACTACGACACGTTGCCTATCCTCTTACAATACTCGATTACGACAACAGTACCGCCGTATCTCAGGCTCCTCTATAGCTTCACGACGCAACAACGACTTTAATTCAggcttcagcagcagctaTGACCCATCAGTCGATGCAGGGCGTGGCCCCATGTTCAACAAGACCAATTTCGGCGTACCGCAGTTCTACCCACGCGATCTCAAGAAAAGAGTGGACGACTACGTCGTTGGCCAGGACCGGGCTAAGAAGACAATATGCGcaaccatcttcaaccactACCAGAATCTACGGCGAAGACACCAACATGAGCACGAAGACCGGAACAGGCGGGATAAGGTAATGCGCCAGAGGTTTGCGAGAGACAGAGAACTGCATCAGAAACGTCGTGAGATGCACCCTGTCGAAGGTCAGCGTGTACATGGTTCTATCCCCGAGCGCTACGCTGCTGATACTCTTAAAGATGAGTTCCCGGGCCACAATGAGTCAGTCCGTGCACTCCACGATAACCACGAATTCGATGACGACCCAATGGACCATCTCTACGTTGCAGAGGATATAACAGCCCCCGACCACGTCAAGATAGACAAGAGTAACCTCCTTCTGGTTGGTCCCACGGGTGTTGGCAAGACTTACATACTAGA AACGCTGAGCAAAAAGATAAACGTACCCTTCTCTATCTGTGACTGCAACTCCTTCACTCAGGCTGGATACATAGGACAGGACGTTGAGACCTGCATTGAGCGGCTCCTTATCGAAGCCAACTATGACATTAAGGCAACAGAGCACGGTATTGTTGTCTTAGATGAATTCGACAAGATTGCAAGACGCGAAACGACTACTGGTCGGGATGTTGGGGGAGAGGGTGTTCAGCAGGCGCTGCTGAAGCTCGTTGAAGGAACAAAAGTCACCCTCAATGTCAAGGACAACCGCTCATCCCGATCTACGCCACCTATCACGACGAACTATAGCGCATCTGggccatcttcctcgactcCGCAGGCGGCTCCTCCAGGCGGCAAGGTTGACCAGTATACTATCGACACTACTAACATCCTCTTTGTGTTCTGCGGCGCCTTTGTCGGGCTAGACAAGGCGGTCCTGAAGAGGGTTGCAAGACCGACGATAGGGTTCGGCGGAGAGCTTAGAGGGCGTTCCTCTATGTCTGGCAATAAGCAAACTCTGCCGGCAGAAAGATATACGCATTTGCCTCACCACAACCCTCAATCAGCTTCATCGTTCACGCCGTTAGATCTTACCACTCCTGCTGATCTACAAAGCTTCGGTTTTATTCCCGAGTTGATAGGGCGTCTGCACAATATCTGCGCTCTTAGCCCGCtttctgaagaagatctttTACGTATTCTGACTGAACCCAAAAACAGTCTTGTTGCTCAGTATACCGCTCTTTTCGAGACGTACCCTTCGCGCTTGTTCTTCACAGAAAAATCATTATATGCTATCGCGGAGcgagctgctgcttcagaAACAGGGGCCCGAGGTCTcaaaatggagatggagcgtGTCCTAGCAGAGCCCATGTTTGATGCTCCAATGCCCTATGTGCTCATCACCGAGGCATGCGTAAAGGGAACGGAGAAGGCAGGATACTGGGGTAAGGACGGCCGGTTTGAGGTCGACAGAAGAATGCAGGCAGAAGAGACAGCCAAAAGGGAACCCGAGAACACATTCGAAAAGTATCGAGAAGCAGGACAGAGCGGTGGCTAA